The following proteins are co-located in the Silene latifolia isolate original U9 population chromosome 1, ASM4854445v1, whole genome shotgun sequence genome:
- the LOC141648849 gene encoding protein FAR1-RELATED SEQUENCE 5-like — protein sequence MKKLREKVSYQLFQDEDFKTRLNRCVWNNQLEPDEFEEQWGKIMTDYQIVEHEWFSDLYDLREQWIPAYFKDVSMYGLMRVTSRCESENSFFDGFLTPHLTLVEFWVCYESALEAQRHKQSKLNSDNKHSEIPRKTKSNLEVHASEMYSHNIFKDFQTELVAALSDCRFKDVEKIDETKIYILTDLQMPNKSWNVAYSPDNMEITCSVLCLREWACCAARFWILHNQDFRENTENKYITQRWTKAAMSKPVFDKDGKAIDVSQKFST from the coding sequence ATGAAGAAACTAAGAGAGAAAGTCAGTTATCAACTGTTTCAAGATGAGGATTTTAAGACCAGGCTCAAtaggtgtgtttggaacaaccaacTTGAGCCTGATGAATTCGAAGAACAATGGGGGAAGATAATGACTGATTATCAAATTGTAGAACACGAGTGGTTTTCAGATTTGTACGATCTCAGGGAACAGTGGATCCCTGCCTACTTTAAAGATGTTTCAATGTACGGCTTGATGAGGGTTACTTCTAGGTGCGAGAGTGAAAACAGTTTCTTTGACGGGTTCCTCACACCTCATTTGACCCTTGTTGAGTTTTGGGTGTGCTATGAGAGTGCCTTGGAAGCACAAAGACACAAGCAGTCCAAATTGAACAGTGACAACAAACACTCTGAAATCCCACGGAAAACAAAGTCAAACCTTGAAGTCCATGCTTCTGAAATGTACTCGcacaacattttcaaagactTCCAAACAGAATTGGTTGCAGCTTTGTCTGATTGTCGTTTTAAAGATGTggagaagattgatgagacaaaaatatatattctaacAGACTTGCAGATGCCAAATAAGTCATGGAACGTAGCATATTCACCAGATAACATGGAGATTACTTGTTCTGTTCTATGTTTGAGAGAATGGGCTTGTTGTGCAGCACGCTTTTGGATTCTACACAACCAAGATTTTCGAGAAAATACCGAGAACAAGTACATAACGCAAAGATGGACAAAAGCTGCAATGAGTAAGCCTGTCTTTGACAAAGATGGCAAAGCGATAGATGTCTCTCAAAAGTTTTCGACGTAG